From the Deltaproteobacteria bacterium genome, one window contains:
- a CDS encoding DUF47 domain-containing protein, with translation MFFTKSKAFYDQIDCVAQNVLAGAKALEDFISNSPTSEKKLRELEDIEHTGDRHTHDAIELLNKTFITPLDREDIHELISSMDDILDYIYGSADRMVLYKIPYVSEDLKVLSRVLVRTVEQVCEAAICLKDMKNSQMILSKCVEISRLENEADEAHRFAVANLFANEKDPIQIIKLKEILDQMEIATDRCEDVANVIEGIVLKNA, from the coding sequence ATGTTTTTTACCAAGAGCAAGGCATTTTACGATCAGATTGATTGCGTTGCCCAGAATGTTTTGGCGGGGGCAAAGGCTCTTGAAGATTTCATCAGCAATTCTCCCACCTCCGAAAAAAAACTCAGAGAACTTGAAGATATAGAACACACGGGCGACCGCCACACTCATGATGCCATCGAACTTTTAAACAAAACTTTTATCACACCGCTTGACCGTGAAGACATTCACGAATTGATTAGCTCCATGGATGATATTTTGGATTACATTTATGGAAGTGCTGATCGCATGGTTCTGTATAAAATTCCCTATGTCAGCGAAGATCTCAAAGTTTTGTCCCGTGTTTTGGTTCGCACGGTGGAGCAGGTTTGTGAGGCGGCAATATGTCTGAAGGATATGAAAAATTCCCAGATGATTTTGTCGAAATGTGTCGAGATCAGTCGTCTGGAAAATGAGGCCGATGAAGCCCACCGCTTTGCCGTCGCCAATCTTTTTGCCAATGAGAAAGACCCTATTCAAATTATCAAATTGAAGGAAATTCTGGATCAAATGGAAATTGCCACCGATCGTTGCGAGGACGTCGCCAATGTTATTGAAGGGATTGTCCTGAAAAATGCATGA